A portion of the Tachysurus vachellii isolate PV-2020 chromosome 14, HZAU_Pvac_v1, whole genome shotgun sequence genome contains these proteins:
- the LOC132857335 gene encoding collagen alpha-3(IX) chain-like produces the protein MECMTRLALLAMLCAPALAQLDLNRLDGDSVCPPLRNGQDDLPGFDLITQLQSDVTPLKGVRKVEGSTSTQLAYRLDREANFQIPTRPTFPRGFPAEYSVMTTFRMIKNTVNKVWNLWQVVDEDGSKQVGMRMNGDQQALEFFLTTMDGDLQTVIFPGLSVLFNTKWHKVMIGVESEMVTLYVDCQPVDQKPIKEKGYVSTDGETLFGRLDADPSSSVVFEVQWMLIHCDPKRAQRESCTELPIAEMYANAEPDPKPIPGPAGPPGPPGARGPAGEDGRDGRDGIPGTPGTPGAAGSKGEKGEIGLPGQRGLQGLPGPSGPMGPMGPMGPRGPVGERGLQGFPGPAGPPGPETTGPPGPPGKPGIPGDEGNIGPEGPSGPRGSTGLPGPPGPPGPPGPAGVGGNPEGSGETCQAMCPAGPQGLPGLPGLKGHRGLPGVDGLPGVSGEKGDRGAVGEPGPQGRPGDEGLRGPIGYPGEHGDKGDRGPPGFNGIPGPTGPPGSPGVEGIRGRDGPQGPKGDEGVAGPPGATGANGPKGETGDSGRNGLDGEPGLPGEKGEPGLPGGSGIRGIVGIPGLPGKQGIIGPVGQKGEIGVDGPVGPPGLPGKPGEQGAPGEDGIPGVKGATGEPGKPGPIGLTGLQGIPGDKGERGVMGPRGIKGHTGHKGDQGAVGPLGPKGSEGAPGIPGFTGGKGDQGPPGIPGIKGDRGEKGQRGATGAEGRPGQPGHEGVAGPQGAPGLEGDRGIAGPPGPRGFPGPKLSDEKIRQICSAVVEEHLDAYKKQLAKKPLPIAAPGAPGPAGPPGPPGPSGSAGGAGPMGPPGPQGPPGFYGLPGKQGPKGDSGLKGDKGDNGVGVRGPPGEPGVQGPPGKSGIGKDGQNGARGEAGTPGIPGTPGSRGPPGAPGMCDPSDCFRPQPLYVMSGKKPINIKGP, from the exons ATGGAGTGTATGACCCGTCTAGCTCTCCTCGCCATGCTGTGTGCTCCTGCTCTCGCAC AGCTGGATTTAAACAGACTTGATGGTGACTCTGTGTGCCCACCACTGAGGAACGGACAAGATGACCTCCCAG gttttGACCTGATCACACAGTTACAGTCGGATGTGACTCCGCTGAAGGGTGTGAGGAAGGTGGAAGGCTCCACATCTACTCAGTTGGCCTACAGACTCGACCGTGAGGCTAACTTCCAGATCCCcaccag GCCGACCTTCCCCAGAGGCTTCCCGGCAGAGTACTCGGTCATGACCACGTTCCGCATGATCAAGAACACGGTGAACAAAGTGTGGAACCTGTGGCAGGTGGTGGATGAGGACGGCTCGAAGCAGGTGGGGATGCGTATGAATGGAGACCAGCAGGCCCTCGAGTTCTTCCTCACCACTATGGACGGAGACCTTCAGACCGTCATTTTCCCAGGCCTCTCTGTGCTCTTCAACACCAAGTGGCACAAAGTGATGATCGGCGTGGAGAGCGAGATGGTCACACTGTATGTGGACTGCCAGCCCGTCGACCAAAAGCCAATTAAGGAGAAGGGTTACGTCAGCACGGATGGAGAAACTCTCTTCGGGAGACTGGACGCTGACCCTAGCAGCTCTGTGGTG TTTGAGGTGCAGTGGATGCTGATTCACTGTGACCCAAAGAGAGCTCAGAGAGAAAGCTGCACCGAGCTGCCTATAGCCGAG ATGTATGCCAATGCTGAG CCCGACCCCAAACCCATCCCTGGGCCTGCTGGACCACCGGGTCCTCCAGGAGCTCGGGGACCTGCTGGAGAAGATGGTCGTGATGGAAGAGAT GGTATTCCAGGAACACCGGGCACTCCTGGTGCAGCT ggCAGTAAAGGGGAAAAGGGTGAGATTGGTCTGCCAGGACAGAGAGGACTACAGGGACTTCCAGGACCCAGT GGGCCGATGGGGCCCATGGGGCCCATGGGACCGAGAGGACCAGTGGGAGAAAGA GGTCTGCAGGGTTTCCCAGGTCCAGCTGGACCACCT GGACCTGAGACCACTGGACCTCCT GGACCTCCAGGCAAACCTGGTATCCCAGGAGACGAGGGCAACATTGGACCTGAG GGCCCATCTGGTCCCAGAGGATCCACAGGACTTCCAGGACCTCCAGGCCCACCCGGACCCCCTGGCCCAGCC GGGGTCGGTGGGAATCCTGAAGGAAGCGGTGAGACT tgtCAGGCTATGTGCCCTGCCGGACCTCAGGGACTTCCAGGCCTGCCAGGCTTGAAG GGACACAGAGGTCTCCCTGGAGTGGACGGACTGCCAGGTGTCTCAGGTGAAAAG GGAGATCGAGGTGCTGTAGGAGAACCCGGGCCCCAAGGACGTCCAGGAGACGAG GGTCTGAGAGGGCCGATCGGTTACCCTGGAGAACACGGCGATAAGGGAGATCGG GGTCCTCCAGGATTTAATGGCATTCCCGGACCCACAGGACCTCCAGGATCTCCG ggtGTGGAAGGTATCCGAGGACGCGATGGACCACAGGGGCCTAAGGGTGAtgag GGTGTAGCGGGTCCCCCAGGTGCCACAGGTGCCAACGGTCCCAAAGGAGAAACT ggtGATTCGGGCAGAAACGGACTGGATGGAGAACCGGGTCTTCCAGGTGAAAAG ggaGAACCTGGACTTCCTGGAGGTAGTGGAATCAGAGGCATCGTGGGGATCCCG GGTTTACCAGGAAAGCAAGGGATTATTGGACCTGTGGGTCAAAAG ggtgaGATTGGAGTTGATGGTCCTGTAGGTCCACCTGGTCTTCCTGGTAAACCA GGAGAACAGGGAGCTCCTGGAGAAGACGGGATCCCAGGAGTTAAAGGAGCCACT GGTGAACCGGGGAAGCCGGGACCGATCGGTCTGACAGGACTACAGGGAATCCCG GGTGACAAAGGAGAACGTGGGGTCATGGGTCCTCGTGGGATCAAAGGTCACACAGGTCACAAAGGAGATCAG ggTGCTGTAGGTCCACTTGGTCCGAAAGGAAGTGAG GGAGCTCCAGGTATCCCTGGCTTTACAGGAGGTAAAGGTGACCAG GGTCCTCCAGGCATTCCTGGAATCAAGGGAGAT CGAGGAGAGAAAGGACAGAGAGGAGCGACTGGTGCTGAAGGACGTCCAGGACAGCCGGGACACGAGGGAGTCGCCGGACCTCAGGGAGCACCGGGTCTGGAGGGGGACAGAGGAATAGCAGGACCACCGGGACCACGAGGAtttcct GGTCCCAAACTGAGCGATGAGAAGATTCGTCAGATTTGCTCAGCTGTGGTTGAAG AACATCTGGATGCTTACAAGAAACAACTGGCAAAGAAGCCACTGCCCATCGCGGCCCCCGGGGCCCCTGGGCCTGCGGGTCCTCCAGGACCTCCGGGACCTTCTGGATCTGCTGGAGGAGCCGGACCGATGGGGCCTCCAGGCCCTCAGGGGCCTCCAGGTTTCTACGGCTTACCTGGAAAACAAGGACCTAAAG gtgaCTCTGGGCTAAAAGGAGACAAAGGAGATAATGGTGTTGGAGTCCGAGGACCTCCTGGAGAGCCAGGTGTTCAGG GTCCTCCTGGGAAGTCTGGCATCGGTAAAGACGGTCAGAACGGAGCACGAGGAGAAGCAGGTACTCCGGGTATCCCAGGCACCCCAGGCAGTAGAGGACCTCCAGGTGCCCCGGGCATGTGCGACCCCTCAGACTGCTTTAGGCCTCAACCTCTTTACGtaatgagtggaaaaaaacCCATCAACATTAAAGGCCCGTGA